In one window of Fibrobacter sp. DNA:
- a CDS encoding TIGR01212 family radical SAM protein (This family includes YhcC from E. coli K-12, an uncharacterized radical SAM protein.): MSCPNLDGTKGFSGCSYCNNRSFSPVYDLAKVSIQEQLDQFVPKLREKYPNAGILAYLQPYTNTHAPLEHLKGIIDPIIKHPEVAGLAIGTRPDCLEQEKVDYLASLNKKKPIIVEIGLQTANDLTLAGINRRHTLKEFEDAVMRCQAAGLTVTTHVIVGLPGETLVDFKKTAQVVRDLHLAAVKIHPLHIVTGTVMAQEFTAGEFKLLSFEDYCYAVAEMIKIIGMETAIERFSGESPSDMLLAPDWCGERDKIISTVEKILNGEDLNKPVIPAL, encoded by the coding sequence ATGAGCTGCCCCAACTTGGATGGCACCAAAGGTTTTTCGGGCTGCAGCTACTGTAACAACCGCAGTTTCAGCCCGGTATACGACTTGGCAAAGGTCAGCATCCAGGAACAGCTGGACCAGTTCGTTCCGAAGCTTCGCGAAAAGTATCCCAATGCAGGAATCCTGGCTTACCTGCAGCCCTACACAAATACCCATGCTCCCCTGGAGCACCTGAAAGGCATTATTGACCCGATCATAAAGCATCCTGAAGTGGCTGGGCTCGCCATCGGCACCCGCCCCGATTGCCTGGAACAGGAGAAAGTGGATTACCTGGCAAGTCTCAACAAGAAAAAGCCAATCATCGTAGAAATCGGTTTGCAGACAGCCAACGACTTGACTTTGGCAGGAATCAACCGTCGTCACACCCTGAAGGAGTTCGAGGATGCAGTCATGCGTTGCCAGGCCGCGGGCCTTACCGTTACAACACATGTCATCGTGGGACTTCCTGGCGAAACCTTGGTGGATTTCAAGAAGACCGCCCAGGTGGTTCGAGACCTGCATTTGGCTGCAGTCAAGATTCATCCTCTCCACATTGTCACGGGAACCGTCATGGCCCAGGAGTTTACCGCAGGCGAATTCAAGTTGCTGTCCTTTGAGGATTACTGCTATGCCGTTGCCGAAATGATCAAGATTATCGGCATGGAAACCGCCATCGAACGGTTCAGCGGAGAAAGCCCCAGCGACATGCTGCTGGCTCCGGACTGGTGCGGCGAGCGTGACAAGATCATCTCCACCGTAGAAAAGATTCTGAACGGCGAAGACCTCAACAAGCCGGTGATTCCCGCGCTTTAA
- the argH gene encoding argininosuccinate lyase, whose product MSKNTKTVKAASTKATKPAAKPEKKSSGKSGTQTNMWTGRFASGMAQSMVDLSFSLQFDAELIEEDIEGSIGHGKGLVESGVLTKAEYKKICDGLKTILDDYHAGKNLWQPSDEDIHMAVERVLTEHIGALGKKIHTGRSRNDQVCTDFKLYMRHRAAEIRALEVELMDVVLDLSKKYFGKLMPGYTHLQQAQPIYFSHYLMSMFFAVSRDVKRLDNFLELHSQLPLGSGAMAGSAFPYQRALVAKELGFKDVSPNSIDAVSHRDMMLEFNADLAIIANTMSRYAEDFVNWSTSEFGFLTLHDAFSSGSSMMPQKKNPDSMELIRGKSGRMLGNFSAMYTLVKGAPLSYSRDLQEDKEPVFDSVHNVKVILRVMKEALETARFNFDKMQAKMLPALLATDLADLLVEAGVPFRDAHHVVGSLVGEAARQGKEFTDLSDESWAAAGVPDVARMKKTLTFEYSVSRRNIEGGTGPKSVKQQFVKADALLKKFKKA is encoded by the coding sequence ATGTCCAAGAATACCAAGACCGTAAAGGCCGCTTCTACAAAGGCAACAAAGCCCGCTGCAAAGCCTGAAAAGAAATCTTCCGGCAAGTCCGGCACCCAGACCAACATGTGGACCGGCCGCTTCGCCAGCGGTATGGCACAGTCCATGGTGGACCTGTCCTTCAGTCTCCAGTTCGACGCAGAACTCATTGAAGAAGACATCGAAGGCAGCATCGGTCACGGCAAGGGCCTGGTAGAATCCGGCGTTTTAACCAAGGCTGAATACAAGAAGATTTGCGACGGTCTCAAGACCATTCTCGACGATTACCACGCAGGCAAGAACCTGTGGCAGCCTTCCGACGAAGACATCCACATGGCCGTAGAACGCGTACTTACCGAACACATTGGCGCCCTGGGTAAGAAAATCCACACCGGCCGTAGCCGCAATGACCAGGTCTGCACCGACTTCAAGCTTTACATGCGTCACCGCGCTGCAGAAATCCGCGCACTCGAAGTGGAATTGATGGACGTGGTCCTGGACCTTTCCAAGAAGTACTTCGGCAAGCTGATGCCGGGCTACACCCACCTGCAGCAGGCACAGCCCATCTACTTCAGCCATTACCTCATGAGCATGTTCTTTGCAGTAAGTCGCGACGTCAAGCGCTTGGACAACTTCCTGGAACTGCACTCCCAGCTGCCTCTGGGTAGCGGCGCCATGGCTGGTTCCGCATTCCCCTACCAGCGCGCCCTGGTTGCAAAGGAACTTGGCTTCAAGGACGTGAGCCCCAACTCCATCGACGCCGTAAGCCATCGCGACATGATGCTGGAATTCAACGCTGACCTCGCCATCATCGCAAACACCATGAGCCGTTACGCCGAAGATTTCGTGAATTGGAGCACCAGCGAATTCGGCTTCCTCACCTTGCACGATGCATTCAGCAGTGGTTCCTCCATGATGCCCCAGAAGAAGAACCCCGACTCCATGGAACTGATCCGCGGTAAGTCTGGCCGTATGCTGGGTAACTTTAGCGCCATGTACACTCTGGTGAAGGGCGCTCCCCTTTCCTACAGCCGCGACCTGCAGGAAGACAAGGAACCTGTCTTCGATAGCGTCCACAACGTAAAGGTGATCCTCCGCGTTATGAAGGAAGCTCTGGAAACAGCACGTTTCAACTTCGACAAGATGCAGGCCAAGATGCTGCCGGCGCTGCTGGCTACCGACCTGGCAGACTTGCTGGTGGAAGCTGGCGTTCCGTTCCGCGACGCACATCACGTGGTCGGTAGCCTGGTCGGCGAAGCCGCCCGCCAGGGTAAGGAATTTACGGACCTGTCCGACGAATCCTGGGCAGCCGCCGGCGTTCCCGACGTCGCCCGCATGAAGAAGACCCTCACCTTCGAATACAGCGTCAGCCGCCGTAACATCGAAGGCGGTACCGGTCCCAAGTCCGTGAAACAGCAGTTCGTAAAGGCCGACGCTCTTCTCAAGAAGTTTAAGAAAGCGTAA
- a CDS encoding OmpA family protein yields the protein MRFKKDDNSNPWMAYTDLGVALVSLFILAFVAMATLKEQKAEDLTRTEEEVLSCQEEMRKIAAERNALLSKSLQTSIEAGLIALEGGKIQIQAQFLFPINGADLTQEGVGVIRGISKGLLEAMDSTDVIMVSGFTDDTPVKSKTYTNWNLSTERAVNVVKTLIAQGFPPDRLFAAGFGEHQPKYPNDSEEHRRLNRRVEIGVTPLQMMDRQK from the coding sequence ATGCGTTTCAAGAAAGACGATAACAGCAATCCTTGGATGGCCTACACGGACCTGGGTGTTGCCCTGGTGTCGTTGTTCATCCTTGCCTTTGTAGCCATGGCTACCCTTAAGGAACAGAAGGCCGAGGACTTGACCCGTACCGAAGAGGAAGTGCTTAGCTGCCAGGAAGAAATGCGTAAGATTGCGGCGGAACGTAACGCCCTTCTTTCCAAGAGTCTACAGACTTCCATCGAGGCTGGCTTGATTGCCCTTGAAGGCGGGAAGATCCAGATTCAGGCTCAGTTCCTGTTCCCGATTAACGGCGCAGACCTGACTCAGGAAGGTGTGGGTGTGATTCGCGGCATTAGCAAGGGCTTGCTGGAGGCCATGGATTCCACCGATGTAATCATGGTCAGCGGCTTTACCGACGATACTCCGGTGAAGTCTAAAACTTATACCAACTGGAATCTTTCTACGGAACGTGCCGTGAACGTGGTTAAGACCTTGATAGCCCAGGGCTTTCCGCCGGATCGTTTGTTTGCAGCTGGCTTTGGCGAACATCAGCCCAAGTATCCTAACGATAGCGAGGAGCATCGTCGCTTGAATCGTCGTGTGGAAATCGGTGTGACTCCGCTCCAGATGATGGACAGGCAGAAGTAG
- a CDS encoding fimbrial protein: MKNAFTSILLLTVVGLAVLLAGATYFGAPLFGWVIMAAIFVVFIVEQVSALKKTKQIAAETEVLETCESRGSYSVAGDGVVAERFKLARKLLSKNVRLDSPIAYEVLSNSVSISVPRSAGGSVILLGLMGTFFGLMYSVATAGGAIDNSTTQGTLDTIQLLFQGMKGIFGTSLCGLFAALILNASRSLLVSARDSFMARLDALTLNMQGDSADEEQQSKNELERLFESVEQNLKSVTAAVQAGLVGVVNKVGEELSATTAKMNQNVAGSVEKVSAEMSASVKNLNEALSSAMANMNSSMQNLGSSVSASLTGAFTPMEQSVKALSSSVESIPAKLDDKLNGLSANMESALSKVASDVKSGLDCVASDVKAGLDGVASAAESAMAGTTQNIAASVSDQVKQSNEQWNSFMQRLEERATSNVDAQREGLETLKNVALQVAEKAQAGSAELSASVSEKLGALSNDILDAFQKLSETSAVLLEAQKALTVSIDERVVKEKEATDALGGNIVETAELMRVNQSELSANLEMLRAGLETILEKLSGDTAEHEEEENFVEHLNQSLEAFHERASEVLMENAVKTQEILLEVLEQTQRASASSVSAAPAVEEPKVEG, translated from the coding sequence ATGAAAAATGCATTTACTTCCATCCTCTTGCTAACCGTAGTCGGTCTTGCTGTTTTGCTGGCAGGTGCCACCTACTTTGGCGCCCCCTTGTTTGGCTGGGTCATTATGGCAGCCATCTTTGTGGTGTTCATTGTAGAGCAGGTCTCCGCCCTCAAGAAGACAAAGCAGATCGCTGCCGAAACAGAAGTCCTGGAAACCTGCGAAAGCCGCGGCTCCTACAGCGTTGCCGGCGATGGCGTTGTGGCCGAACGTTTCAAGCTTGCCCGCAAGCTTTTGTCTAAAAACGTCCGTCTGGATTCTCCCATCGCTTACGAGGTGTTGAGTAACAGCGTTTCTATCTCGGTTCCCCGCAGTGCCGGCGGCTCCGTGATTCTCCTTGGCCTGATGGGTACTTTCTTTGGCCTTATGTATTCCGTGGCAACTGCCGGCGGGGCCATCGACAATTCTACGACCCAGGGAACTCTTGATACAATCCAGCTGTTGTTCCAGGGCATGAAGGGAATTTTCGGAACATCTCTTTGTGGCCTCTTTGCCGCTCTTATCCTGAATGCTTCCCGTAGCCTTTTGGTTTCTGCTCGCGATTCTTTTATGGCTCGCCTTGATGCACTTACCTTGAATATGCAGGGTGATTCCGCTGACGAAGAACAGCAGAGCAAGAATGAACTTGAACGCCTTTTCGAATCTGTGGAACAGAACTTGAAGAGTGTAACTGCCGCAGTGCAGGCCGGTCTCGTTGGTGTTGTGAACAAGGTGGGCGAGGAACTGTCCGCAACTACAGCTAAGATGAACCAGAATGTGGCAGGATCCGTAGAAAAGGTTTCTGCAGAAATGTCTGCATCCGTAAAGAACTTGAACGAAGCCCTTTCCTCTGCAATGGCCAATATGAATAGTTCCATGCAGAACCTTGGTTCCTCTGTCAGCGCTTCTCTTACTGGAGCTTTCACTCCCATGGAACAGAGCGTCAAGGCCCTGTCTTCTTCTGTGGAATCAATCCCGGCAAAGCTGGACGACAAGTTGAATGGCCTTTCCGCCAATATGGAAAGCGCTCTTTCCAAGGTTGCTTCTGATGTTAAGTCTGGCTTGGATTGCGTCGCATCCGATGTCAAGGCCGGTCTGGATGGTGTTGCCTCTGCCGCAGAATCTGCCATGGCTGGCACAACACAGAATATCGCTGCCTCTGTTTCCGATCAGGTTAAGCAGTCCAACGAACAGTGGAATTCCTTTATGCAGCGTCTCGAAGAACGTGCGACCTCCAATGTGGATGCCCAGCGCGAAGGTCTCGAGACTCTCAAGAACGTGGCTCTGCAGGTTGCCGAAAAGGCTCAGGCTGGTTCCGCCGAACTTTCCGCCTCTGTTTCCGAAAAGCTTGGAGCTCTTTCCAACGACATCCTGGATGCATTCCAGAAGCTTTCCGAAACTTCTGCTGTGCTGCTTGAGGCCCAGAAGGCTCTTACTGTCAGCATCGATGAACGGGTTGTCAAGGAAAAGGAAGCAACCGACGCTCTTGGCGGAAACATTGTGGAAACCGCAGAACTTATGCGCGTGAACCAGTCCGAACTCAGCGCCAATCTCGAAATGCTTCGCGCCGGTCTCGAAACGATTCTCGAAAAGCTCAGTGGTGATACCGCTGAACACGAGGAAGAAGAAAACTTTGTGGAACACCTCAACCAGTCTCTGGAAGCCTTCCACGAACGTGCAAGCGAAGTCCTTATGGAAAATGCGGTCAAGACCCAGGAAATCCTCCTGGAAGTTTTGGAACAGACTCAGCGAGCTTCCGCAAGTAGCGTAAGTGCTGCTCCCGCAGTTGAAGAGCCGAAGGTAGAGGGCTAA
- the tadA gene encoding tRNA adenosine(34) deaminase TadA, which produces MAEVDPLEIAAQLLAEEDKRFMRMALREAQQAFDEKEIPIGCVIVKDGVVIGKGHNQIEMLKDATAHAEILSIGTAASKLDNWRLDGCTLYVTLEPCPMCAGAILNSRISRVVYGSPDTRFGGCGTTIDVITDNALKRPVPVTGGVLADECLGLLKSFFQRMRLEKGDSGAKPKDVNP; this is translated from the coding sequence ATGGCTGAAGTGGATCCTCTGGAAATTGCTGCACAACTCTTGGCTGAGGAAGACAAGCGTTTTATGCGCATGGCTCTTCGTGAGGCTCAGCAGGCTTTTGACGAAAAGGAAATCCCTATCGGCTGTGTCATCGTAAAGGACGGCGTCGTAATAGGGAAGGGACATAACCAGATCGAAATGTTAAAGGATGCCACCGCCCATGCGGAAATTCTCTCCATCGGGACTGCCGCAAGCAAACTTGATAACTGGCGCTTGGATGGCTGCACCTTGTACGTTACCCTGGAACCTTGCCCCATGTGCGCTGGCGCTATCCTCAATAGCAGAATCAGCCGTGTGGTCTATGGCTCGCCTGATACTCGCTTTGGTGGCTGCGGTACGACAATCGATGTCATTACGGATAATGCGTTAAAACGCCCGGTCCCTGTTACTGGAGGCGTTCTTGCCGACGAATGTCTCGGTTTATTGAAGTCTTTTTTCCAACGGATGCGCCTGGAAAAGGGGGATAGTGGGGCAAAGCCCAAGGATGTAAATCCATAG
- the nirJ2 gene encoding putative heme d1 biosynthesis radical SAM protein NirJ2 codes for MIVSWMTTNKCNLTCKHCYQNAGGTRDRELTTAEGHKLIDEITKAGFKIMIFSGGEPMTRPDILELVEHASRNGLRPVFGTNGTMITAELAQGLKKAGAMAMGISIDSIDPKRHNDFRGLDNAFELTMAGIENCKAAGLPFQIHTTIMDWNQGEIFDIMDWVKSIGAVNHQIFFLVPVGRGKEIADHALKVAEYEKLLRGIMEKSRTLGIPVKPTCAPQFLRIADQLDIKTRYTRGCLAGLDYCIINPVGIVRPCAYMLEDAGDVHDTPFDEIWAKADVFKKLRTKEYKGSCGSCKFNDRCGGCRARAAYYHDGDYMHEDNNCAYGRGVK; via the coding sequence ATGATCGTTTCTTGGATGACCACCAATAAGTGCAACTTGACCTGTAAGCATTGCTACCAGAACGCTGGTGGTACCAGGGACCGTGAACTGACAACTGCCGAAGGCCACAAGCTCATTGATGAAATCACCAAGGCCGGTTTCAAGATCATGATTTTCAGCGGTGGTGAACCCATGACCCGCCCGGACATTTTGGAATTGGTGGAACATGCTTCCAGGAATGGTCTCCGTCCTGTATTCGGTACTAACGGAACCATGATTACTGCAGAACTGGCTCAGGGCCTTAAGAAGGCCGGAGCCATGGCCATGGGTATCAGCATCGACAGCATCGATCCTAAGCGTCATAATGATTTCCGTGGATTGGATAACGCCTTTGAACTGACCATGGCCGGTATCGAAAACTGCAAGGCCGCAGGTCTCCCGTTCCAGATTCATACGACCATCATGGACTGGAATCAGGGTGAAATTTTTGACATCATGGATTGGGTCAAGAGCATCGGTGCGGTAAACCATCAGATTTTCTTCCTGGTGCCTGTGGGACGCGGCAAGGAAATTGCAGATCATGCCTTGAAGGTTGCCGAATACGAAAAGCTCCTTCGTGGCATCATGGAAAAGAGCCGCACCTTGGGCATTCCTGTAAAGCCCACTTGCGCTCCTCAGTTCCTGCGTATTGCAGACCAGCTGGATATCAAGACTCGCTACACCCGCGGTTGCCTCGCGGGCCTCGACTATTGCATTATCAACCCGGTGGGCATTGTTCGTCCCTGCGCCTACATGCTGGAAGATGCCGGCGATGTTCACGACACTCCCTTCGATGAAATCTGGGCCAAAGCCGACGTGTTCAAGAAGCTTCGTACCAAGGAGTACAAGGGTTCTTGCGGTAGCTGCAAGTTCAATGACCGTTGTGGCGGTTGCCGTGCCCGTGCCGCCTACTATCACGATGGCGACTACATGCACGAAGACAATAACTGCGCCTATGGTCGTGGCGTAAAGTAA
- a CDS encoding T9SS type A sorting domain-containing protein has product MKSSVLDAAKFFAVAAVCSSSALAAGSYIETFDSSAPTNFTYGSGGNKAAFTHISGYESPDESGTKVLLLELDPTEKAGAWQGPNYTSKKMGHFGRYVARIKTASARGSEQPKAGAVVGFYTYYNDKYGSAQTPDINGNGIPDNSEIDFEWLIADPRIVYMTAYTDFNDETGKMGKVNRTINLATGKIISTTYANSWSGGARLTGDENLPETIPAIEGYDASAQFYTYGFDWMSDHIRWWIVNPKDEKDTITLWDYRGPKERITQKPASLMINFWHTNDWSVEGVAGSTEAPRLKFQTQIDWASYTPEEEIPVAESSSSFADVPGSSSSVINSSSSVAESSSSESVDVLKAFLPRENVNESVDVFDLNGQFMGKFSGSRENILKGLPNAGVYLLRFKNQVKKIRVSDSN; this is encoded by the coding sequence ATGAAATCATCTGTTTTGGATGCTGCTAAATTTTTTGCAGTTGCGGCTGTTTGTTCATCGTCAGCGTTGGCTGCCGGTTCTTATATTGAAACGTTTGACAGTTCCGCTCCAACTAATTTTACGTACGGTTCCGGTGGTAATAAGGCTGCGTTCACTCATATTTCTGGCTACGAGTCTCCCGATGAATCGGGCACGAAGGTCCTCCTGCTGGAATTGGACCCTACGGAAAAGGCGGGAGCCTGGCAAGGCCCAAACTATACATCCAAAAAGATGGGACATTTTGGCCGTTACGTGGCTCGCATCAAGACCGCATCTGCCCGTGGTTCCGAGCAACCTAAGGCAGGAGCTGTCGTTGGCTTCTACACATATTACAACGATAAGTATGGTTCTGCCCAGACGCCGGACATAAATGGCAATGGCATTCCCGACAATTCTGAAATTGATTTTGAATGGCTTATAGCGGATCCTCGTATCGTCTATATGACCGCCTATACGGACTTCAATGATGAAACCGGAAAGATGGGGAAGGTGAACCGCACCATCAATCTTGCTACAGGAAAAATAATCAGTACCACTTACGCGAATTCCTGGAGCGGCGGCGCGCGCTTGACAGGTGATGAAAATTTGCCGGAAACCATTCCTGCCATCGAAGGTTACGATGCCAGTGCGCAGTTCTATACCTACGGCTTTGACTGGATGAGCGATCATATTCGCTGGTGGATTGTCAACCCAAAGGATGAAAAGGATACCATTACCCTGTGGGATTATCGCGGTCCTAAGGAACGCATTACCCAGAAGCCGGCTTCCCTAATGATCAATTTCTGGCATACCAACGACTGGTCCGTAGAAGGGGTGGCTGGCAGTACCGAAGCTCCTCGGCTTAAATTCCAGACACAGATTGATTGGGCTAGCTATACTCCGGAAGAAGAAATTCCTGTTGCCGAAAGCAGTTCTTCTTTTGCGGATGTTCCCGGCAGTTCTTCCTCTGTGATAAACAGTAGTTCCTCAGTTGCAGAATCCAGTTCTTCGGAATCGGTGGATGTCTTGAAGGCTTTCTTGCCAAGAGAGAATGTGAACGAATCCGTAGATGTCTTTGATTTGAACGGTCAATTCATGGGAAAATTTTCAGGATCAAGGGAAAACATCTTGAAAGGCCTTCCGAATGCAGGGGTTTATCTGCTAAGGTTTAAAAATCAGGTCAAGAAAATCAGGGTGTCCGATTCCAACTAG
- a CDS encoding cytosine permease has translation MEKKTSIFTNGIIWFGVAISVSEIECGIEIGAANTPDGLWLPLILGHVLGGIMLYFVGLIGAKVRLNAMETTASTFGKYGSKFFASLNLLQLIGWIAVLNAQGALALAGLNLPISFPLTCVLLAVLIAAWVFVGLRKTAKITTVIMSLLTILLVVLTAKLFGVDTAAVASDAAASQTAHQFGFWTVFEISIAMPLSWLPVISDYTKDAERPTAATAVSAVSYTIASFWMYFIGLQIAGLGVGTNIAQAILLAGIGIPGILIVALSTVTTNFLAANSAGESAKAIVNRLNPKITGVVVCALSTVLAIWGIVDHYIHFLYMIASVFAPMAAVLLVSFFFVKEHLEQKGFWIWNLFSWLAGFAVYQVAVTTGFEAVGPTLLAVIVSAALTIAAKVKK, from the coding sequence ATGGAAAAGAAGACGAGCATTTTTACCAATGGCATTATATGGTTTGGCGTTGCCATTTCAGTTTCTGAAATTGAATGCGGTATTGAAATTGGTGCCGCAAATACTCCCGATGGTCTGTGGCTTCCGCTGATTCTTGGCCATGTCTTGGGCGGCATCATGCTGTATTTCGTTGGTCTTATCGGTGCCAAGGTTCGCCTGAATGCCATGGAGACTACTGCGTCTACCTTCGGTAAGTATGGTTCCAAGTTTTTTGCATCCTTGAACCTGTTGCAGCTCATTGGCTGGATTGCTGTCTTGAACGCTCAAGGCGCTCTTGCCTTGGCGGGTTTGAATCTGCCCATTTCTTTCCCTTTGACTTGCGTGCTGTTGGCTGTGCTGATTGCCGCCTGGGTCTTTGTGGGACTTCGTAAGACGGCGAAGATTACTACTGTAATCATGAGCCTTTTGACCATTCTTCTGGTGGTTTTGACTGCAAAACTTTTCGGAGTGGATACTGCCGCAGTGGCATCCGATGCTGCGGCTTCCCAGACCGCCCACCAGTTTGGTTTCTGGACGGTCTTTGAAATTTCCATTGCTATGCCTTTATCTTGGCTGCCGGTGATTTCTGACTACACCAAGGATGCGGAACGCCCTACGGCGGCGACTGCTGTTTCCGCGGTTTCCTACACGATTGCGAGCTTTTGGATGTACTTTATCGGTCTGCAGATTGCGGGTCTCGGTGTGGGAACCAACATTGCCCAGGCTATTCTTTTGGCGGGCATAGGTATTCCGGGAATTCTCATCGTGGCCCTTTCTACGGTGACTACCAATTTTTTGGCGGCAAATTCCGCAGGCGAATCTGCCAAGGCCATTGTTAACAGGCTGAACCCTAAAATTACTGGCGTTGTGGTTTGCGCACTCAGTACGGTTCTTGCCATCTGGGGCATTGTGGATCACTACATTCACTTCCTGTACATGATCGCCTCTGTCTTTGCGCCCATGGCCGCCGTGCTTCTGGTTTCCTTCTTCTTTGTGAAGGAACACCTGGAACAGAAGGGTTTCTGGATCTGGAATCTGTTCTCCTGGCTTGCGGGTTTCGCAGTTTATCAGGTTGCTGTTACTACGGGCTTCGAGGCTGTCGGCCCCACGCTCCTGGCTGTAATCGTTTCTGCAGCGTTGACTATTGCTGCCAAGGTTAAGAAGTAA
- the hemL gene encoding glutamate-1-semialdehyde 2,1-aminomutase has protein sequence MNHSVSEKLFAEAKSLMPGGVNSPVRAFGNVGATPPFIARAKGSHIYDVDGNDYVDYVGSWGPMMLGHAHDSVIKAVAETAQNGLSFGAPCGLESELAKLVMQLVPSIQMIRMVNSGTEATMSAIRAARGFTGRDKIIKFEGCYHGHSDSLLIKAGSGMLTTGKPSSKGVPADLAKYTLTLQYNDVAQVRETFDKIGDEIAGVIVEPVAGNMGVVPASKEFLQTLSDETKKHGALLIVDEVMTGFRVGIHCAQGLYGITPDLTTFGKIIGGGMPVGAYGGRLDVMQQIAPLGGIYQAGTLSGNPVAMAAGLATMRELSGNPEHYIRAERSTTTLLKGLKAAADEAGLPMTTNQVGSMGCVFFTPGPVTCFADVQKSDLELFRKYFLGMLDEGIYLAPSQFEAIFVSSAHTDDDIEKTIAAARKVLKSL, from the coding sequence ATGAATCATTCTGTTAGTGAAAAGCTGTTTGCTGAAGCAAAGTCCCTGATGCCTGGTGGCGTCAACAGTCCTGTTCGTGCGTTTGGTAACGTGGGGGCGACACCTCCGTTCATTGCCCGAGCTAAGGGCAGCCACATCTACGATGTAGATGGCAACGACTATGTGGACTATGTGGGTTCCTGGGGTCCCATGATGTTGGGTCACGCCCATGATTCCGTCATCAAGGCGGTGGCGGAAACGGCACAGAACGGCTTGAGCTTTGGTGCTCCTTGTGGATTGGAATCGGAGCTTGCAAAGCTGGTGATGCAGTTGGTGCCCAGCATCCAGATGATTCGTATGGTGAACTCCGGTACCGAGGCCACCATGAGCGCTATCCGTGCGGCTCGAGGCTTTACCGGTCGCGACAAGATTATCAAGTTTGAAGGTTGCTATCATGGTCACAGCGACAGCTTGCTGATTAAGGCTGGCTCCGGCATGCTGACTACTGGCAAGCCTAGCAGCAAGGGCGTTCCTGCAGACCTTGCCAAGTACACCTTGACTCTGCAGTATAACGACGTGGCTCAGGTTCGTGAAACTTTCGACAAGATCGGTGATGAAATCGCCGGTGTCATTGTGGAACCTGTGGCTGGCAATATGGGCGTTGTGCCTGCTTCTAAGGAATTCCTCCAGACCCTTTCCGACGAAACCAAGAAGCATGGCGCTCTCCTGATTGTGGATGAAGTCATGACCGGTTTCCGAGTGGGTATTCACTGCGCTCAGGGCCTGTACGGCATTACTCCGGACCTTACTACCTTCGGTAAGATTATCGGAGGCGGCATGCCTGTGGGTGCATACGGCGGCCGCTTGGATGTGATGCAGCAGATCGCTCCCTTGGGCGGAATCTATCAGGCTGGCACCTTGTCTGGCAATCCGGTGGCTATGGCTGCAGGCCTTGCCACCATGCGAGAACTCAGCGGCAATCCCGAACATTATATCCGCGCCGAACGATCTACCACCACCCTCCTCAAGGGCTTGAAGGCAGCTGCAGACGAGGCTGGCCTTCCCATGACTACCAACCAGGTAGGCTCCATGGGTTGCGTCTTCTTTACGCCCGGTCCGGTTACTTGCTTTGCCGATGTGCAGAAATCCGACCTGGAACTGTTCCGCAAGTACTTCCTGGGAATGCTGGATGAAGGCATCTATCTGGCTCCCAGCCAGTTCGAGGCCATCTTTGTGAGCTCCGCCCATACGGATGACGACATCGAAAAGACTATCGCCGCAGCCCGCAAGGTCTTGAAAAGCCTGTAG
- a CDS encoding Txe/YoeB family addiction module toxin: MSKIAFSEIAFSDYVYWQSQDKKTLKRINQLLKDVERSAEDGIGKPEPLKGNLTGFWSRRIDDTNRLVYRVNGDIIDVISCKGHYEG; this comes from the coding sequence ATGAGTAAAATCGCTTTTTCTGAAATCGCCTTTAGCGACTATGTGTACTGGCAGTCCCAAGACAAGAAGACTCTCAAGCGCATCAATCAGCTCTTGAAAGATGTTGAGCGAAGCGCCGAAGACGGCATCGGCAAGCCCGAACCATTGAAAGGGAATCTCACGGGATTCTGGAGTCGTCGAATCGACGATACCAACCGCCTGGTCTATCGGGTCAACGGAGACATTATCGACGTGATTTCCTGCAAGGGCCATTACGAAGGTTAG
- a CDS encoding type II toxin-antitoxin system RelB/DinJ family antitoxin, whose amino-acid sequence MALSTISARIETKDKERFDKFCKEVGLSTSSALNLFVKAVLRENRIPFDVAAPDPFYSESNMKFLEESAAAIKAGKVIVKTMDELEAMENE is encoded by the coding sequence ATGGCTCTTTCTACAATTTCCGCACGAATCGAAACCAAGGATAAGGAACGTTTCGACAAGTTCTGTAAGGAAGTAGGGCTATCCACATCCTCTGCCCTCAACTTGTTCGTCAAGGCGGTCTTGAGAGAGAACCGCATTCCTTTCGACGTCGCCGCTCCGGATCCATTCTACAGCGAAAGCAACATGAAGTTCCTGGAAGAAAGCGCTGCCGCCATCAAGGCGGGGAAGGTTATCGTAAAGACAATGGATGAGTTGGAGGCTATGGAGAATGAGTAA